One Brassica napus cultivar Da-Ae chromosome C2, Da-Ae, whole genome shotgun sequence DNA window includes the following coding sequences:
- the LOC106410267 gene encoding alanine--tRNA ligase, chloroplastic/mitochondrial isoform X1, translating to MSFTRASLFDFPLLKPLVLSHHSSVFASRRFVTKPILSLSPAVLLPTRPTQIIAKSSSVTAQPVSEDASEKDHQSKDVSGDSIRRRFLDFYASRGHKVLPSASLVPEDPTVLLTIAGMLQFKPVFLGKVTRQVPCATTAQRCIRTNDLENVGRTARHHTFFEMLGNFSFGDYFKKEAIKWAWELSTVEFGLPADRVWVSIYEDDDEAFEIWKNEVGVPVERIKRMGEADNFWTSGPTGPCGPCSELYYDFHPERGCNENVDLGDDSRFIEFYNLVFMQYNKTEDGLLEPLKQKNIDTGLGLERIAQILQKVPNNYETDLIYPIIGKVLELANISYDSASDKEKTSLKVIADHMRAVVYLISDGVVPSNIGRGYVVRRLIRRAVRKGKSLGINGDGRGAFLPIVAEKVIEMSTYIDSDVKQKSPRILEEIRQEEVHFNKTLERGEKLLELKLHEALSMAGKKSCLSGKDAFVLYDTYGFPVEITAEVAEERGVSIDMDGFEAEMENQRRQSQAAHNVVKLTVEDGDDITKNVDETEFLGYDSLSARAVVKSLLVGGKPVVRVTEGSEVEILLDRTPFYAESGGQIADHGFMYVNGSQDDDAVVEVSDVQKSLKIFVHKGIVKSGALEVGKEVEAAVDADLRQRAKVHHTATHLLQSALKKVVGQETSQAGSLVAFDRLRFDFNFNRPLHDGELEEIEGLINRWIGDATRLETKVLPLADAKKAGAIAMFGEKYDDEVRVVEVPGVSMELCGGTHVGNTAEIRSFKIISEQGIASGIRRIEAVAGEAFIEYINSRDSQMKSLCSILKVKAEDVTNRVDNLLEELRTARKEASDLRSKAAVYRASVISNKAFTVGTSQTVRVLVESMDDTDADSLKSAAEHLVSTLEEPVAVVLGSCPDKDKVSLVAAFSPGVVSLGVQAGKFIGSIAKLCGGGGGGKPNFAQAGGRKPENLSSALEKAREELVATLSEKLG from the exons ATGAGTTTCACGAGAGCAAGCCTCTTCGATTTCCCTCTTCTTAAACCCCTCGTTCTTTCCCATCACTCCTCTGTTTTCGCTTCTAGAC GTTTTGTTACCAAACCCATTCTTAGTCTTTCTCCTGCTGTCTTATTGCCCACAAGACCAACTCAGATTATTGCCAAGAGCTCATCAG TAACAGCACAGCCTGTCTCTGAGGACGCTAGTGAAAAAGATCATCAGTCCAAAGATGTTAGTGGAGACTCAATACGGAGACGTTTTCTTGACTTCTACGCCTCTCGTGGACATAAGGTCCTTCCAAGCGCCTCTCTTGTACCAGAAGACCCCACCGTCTTGCTAACCATCGCAGGAATGCTTCAGTTCAAGCCTGTTTTCCTCGGAAAG GTAACAAGACAGGTTCCTTGTGCAACAACCGCACAAAGATGCATTCGCACAAACGACTTGGAGAACGTTGGCAGAACAGCCAGGCACCACACCTTCTTCGAGATGCTTGGGAACTTCAGCTTCGGCGATTACTTCAAGAAAGAAGCGATCAAATGGGCGTGGGAGCTCTCAACCGTAGAGTTCGGCCTACCTGCTGACAGAGTCTGGGTCAGCATCTACGAAGACGATGACGAAGCTTTCGAAATCTGGAAGAACGAAGTCGGTGTGCCCGTTGAAAGGATCAAGAGAATGGGCGAAGCTGACAACTTCTGGACCAGCGGACCAACCGGCCCTTGCGGTCCCTGCTCGGAGCTGTACTATGACTTCCACCCCGAGAGAGGGTGTAATGAAAACGTTGATCTCGGGGATGATTCAAGATTCATTGAGTTTTACAATTTAGTTTTCATGCAGTACAACAAGACGGAGGATGGGTTGCTAGAGCCTTTGAAACAGAAGAACATAGACACCGGTCTAGGCTTGGAACGTATAGCTCAGATCCTTCAGAAGGTTCCTAACAACTACGAGACGGATCTGATATATCCAATTATTGGAAAAGTATTGGAGTTGGCAAACATCTCGTATGACTCTGCAAGTGACAAGGAGAAGACGAGTCTAAAAGTGATTGCAGATCATATGCGTGCGGTTGTTTATCTTATCTCAGACGGTGTTGTGCCTTCGAATATTGGGAGAGGCTATGTGGTGAGGAGGCTGATAAGAAGAGCTGTTCGTAAGGGTAAGTCTCTAGGGATAAATGGAGATGGGAGAGGAGCGTTTTTACCGATAGTTGCTGAGAAAGTGATAGAGATGAGCACTTATATTGACTCAGATGTGAAGCAAAAGTCTCCAAGGATCCTTGAGGAGATTAGGCAAGAGGAGGTTCACTTCAATAAAACTCTTGAAAGAGGAGAGAAGCTACTTGAACTAAAGCTTCACGAGGCCTTGTCAATGGCTGGTAAAAAGTCGTGTCTGTCTGGAAAAGATGCGTTTGTTCTGTACGACACTTACGGTTTCCCTGTGGAGATAACAGCAGAAGTTGCTGAAGAGCGTGGAGTCAGTATAGATATGGACGGTTTTGAAGCTGAGATGGAGAATCAGAGACGTCAGTCGCAAGCTGCTCACAATGTTGTGAAACTGACGGTTGAAGATGGAGATGATATCACGAAGAACGTTGATGAGACTGAGTTTCTTGGGTATGACAGCCTCTCTGCACGCGCTGTTGTGAAGAGTCTTTTGGTTGGTGGGAAGCCTGTGGTGAGGGTAACTGAAGGGAGTGAGGTGGAGATTCTGCTTGACAGAACTCCGTTCTATGCTGAATCAGGAGGGCAGATTGCAGATCATGGGTTTATGTATGTTAATGGGAGCCAAGATGATGATGCTGTTGTTGAAGTGAGTGATGTGCAGAAGTCTCTTAAGATATTTGTTCACAAGGGGATTGTTAAAAGTGGAGCTTTGGAAGTTGGTAAGGAGGTGGAAGCAGCTGTGGATGCAGACTTAAGACAGCGAGCAAAG GTTCATCATACGGCCACACATTTGCTGCAGTCAGCACTTAAGAAAGTAGTAGGACAAGAAACATCACAGGCTGGTTCGTTAGTAGCTTTTGACCGCCTCCGgtttgatttcaattttaaccGGCCTCTACATGATGGTGAGCTTGAGGAAATAGAAGGCCTGATCAATAGGTGGATTGGTGATGCTACACGTCTTGAAACAAAAGTCCTTCCTCTTGCTGATGCCAAAAAAGCTGGAGCCATTGCAATGTTTGGTGAAAAGTATGATGACGAG GTTCGTGTAGTGGAAGTTCCTGGTGTCTCCATGGAACTTTGCGGTGGCACTCATGTTGGAAACACTGCAGAGATAAGATCCTTCAAGATTATCTCAGAACAGGGCATTGCATCTGGAATCAGGCGTATTGAAGCAGTTGCAGGTGAAGCATTCATTGAATACATAAACTCGCGGGACTCTCAAATGAAAAGCCTATGCTCCATTCTAAAG GTGAAAGCGGAGGATGTTACAAACAGAGTGGATAATCTTCTAGAGGAGCTGCGTACTGCTAGAAAAGAAGCATCAGACTTGCGCTCAAAAGCAGCGGTCTATAGAGCATCTGTCATATCCAACAAAGCATTTACTGTAGGAACTTCACAGACAGTTAG ggTGCTGGTTGAGTCGATGGATGACACTGATGCTGACTCCTTAAAGAGTGCAGCCGAGCATTTGGTAAGCACACTTGAAGAACCAGTGGCTGTGGTGCTAGGATCATGTCCAGACAAAGACAAGGTTAGTTTAGTGGCTGCATTCAGTCCAGGAGTAGTGTCTCTAGGAGTTCAGGCAGGGAAGTTCATTGGTTCCATAGCTAAGTTGTgcggaggaggaggtggtgggaAGCCTAACTTCGCTCAAGCGGGAGGCAGAAAGCCTGAGAATCTCTCGAGTGCATTGGAGAAAGCTCGGGAAGAGCTTGTGGCGACTCTATCTGAAAAGCTTGGTTGA
- the LOC106410267 gene encoding alanine--tRNA ligase, chloroplastic/mitochondrial isoform X2: MKETLPTDEGFVTKPILSLSPAVLLPTRPTQIIAKSSSVTAQPVSEDASEKDHQSKDVSGDSIRRRFLDFYASRGHKVLPSASLVPEDPTVLLTIAGMLQFKPVFLGKVTRQVPCATTAQRCIRTNDLENVGRTARHHTFFEMLGNFSFGDYFKKEAIKWAWELSTVEFGLPADRVWVSIYEDDDEAFEIWKNEVGVPVERIKRMGEADNFWTSGPTGPCGPCSELYYDFHPERGCNENVDLGDDSRFIEFYNLVFMQYNKTEDGLLEPLKQKNIDTGLGLERIAQILQKVPNNYETDLIYPIIGKVLELANISYDSASDKEKTSLKVIADHMRAVVYLISDGVVPSNIGRGYVVRRLIRRAVRKGKSLGINGDGRGAFLPIVAEKVIEMSTYIDSDVKQKSPRILEEIRQEEVHFNKTLERGEKLLELKLHEALSMAGKKSCLSGKDAFVLYDTYGFPVEITAEVAEERGVSIDMDGFEAEMENQRRQSQAAHNVVKLTVEDGDDITKNVDETEFLGYDSLSARAVVKSLLVGGKPVVRVTEGSEVEILLDRTPFYAESGGQIADHGFMYVNGSQDDDAVVEVSDVQKSLKIFVHKGIVKSGALEVGKEVEAAVDADLRQRAKVHHTATHLLQSALKKVVGQETSQAGSLVAFDRLRFDFNFNRPLHDGELEEIEGLINRWIGDATRLETKVLPLADAKKAGAIAMFGEKYDDEVRVVEVPGVSMELCGGTHVGNTAEIRSFKIISEQGIASGIRRIEAVAGEAFIEYINSRDSQMKSLCSILKVKAEDVTNRVDNLLEELRTARKEASDLRSKAAVYRASVISNKAFTVGTSQTVRVLVESMDDTDADSLKSAAEHLVSTLEEPVAVVLGSCPDKDKVSLVAAFSPGVVSLGVQAGKFIGSIAKLCGGGGGGKPNFAQAGGRKPENLSSALEKAREELVATLSEKLG; this comes from the exons ATGAAAGAAACTCTCCCTACGGATGAAG GTTTTGTTACCAAACCCATTCTTAGTCTTTCTCCTGCTGTCTTATTGCCCACAAGACCAACTCAGATTATTGCCAAGAGCTCATCAG TAACAGCACAGCCTGTCTCTGAGGACGCTAGTGAAAAAGATCATCAGTCCAAAGATGTTAGTGGAGACTCAATACGGAGACGTTTTCTTGACTTCTACGCCTCTCGTGGACATAAGGTCCTTCCAAGCGCCTCTCTTGTACCAGAAGACCCCACCGTCTTGCTAACCATCGCAGGAATGCTTCAGTTCAAGCCTGTTTTCCTCGGAAAG GTAACAAGACAGGTTCCTTGTGCAACAACCGCACAAAGATGCATTCGCACAAACGACTTGGAGAACGTTGGCAGAACAGCCAGGCACCACACCTTCTTCGAGATGCTTGGGAACTTCAGCTTCGGCGATTACTTCAAGAAAGAAGCGATCAAATGGGCGTGGGAGCTCTCAACCGTAGAGTTCGGCCTACCTGCTGACAGAGTCTGGGTCAGCATCTACGAAGACGATGACGAAGCTTTCGAAATCTGGAAGAACGAAGTCGGTGTGCCCGTTGAAAGGATCAAGAGAATGGGCGAAGCTGACAACTTCTGGACCAGCGGACCAACCGGCCCTTGCGGTCCCTGCTCGGAGCTGTACTATGACTTCCACCCCGAGAGAGGGTGTAATGAAAACGTTGATCTCGGGGATGATTCAAGATTCATTGAGTTTTACAATTTAGTTTTCATGCAGTACAACAAGACGGAGGATGGGTTGCTAGAGCCTTTGAAACAGAAGAACATAGACACCGGTCTAGGCTTGGAACGTATAGCTCAGATCCTTCAGAAGGTTCCTAACAACTACGAGACGGATCTGATATATCCAATTATTGGAAAAGTATTGGAGTTGGCAAACATCTCGTATGACTCTGCAAGTGACAAGGAGAAGACGAGTCTAAAAGTGATTGCAGATCATATGCGTGCGGTTGTTTATCTTATCTCAGACGGTGTTGTGCCTTCGAATATTGGGAGAGGCTATGTGGTGAGGAGGCTGATAAGAAGAGCTGTTCGTAAGGGTAAGTCTCTAGGGATAAATGGAGATGGGAGAGGAGCGTTTTTACCGATAGTTGCTGAGAAAGTGATAGAGATGAGCACTTATATTGACTCAGATGTGAAGCAAAAGTCTCCAAGGATCCTTGAGGAGATTAGGCAAGAGGAGGTTCACTTCAATAAAACTCTTGAAAGAGGAGAGAAGCTACTTGAACTAAAGCTTCACGAGGCCTTGTCAATGGCTGGTAAAAAGTCGTGTCTGTCTGGAAAAGATGCGTTTGTTCTGTACGACACTTACGGTTTCCCTGTGGAGATAACAGCAGAAGTTGCTGAAGAGCGTGGAGTCAGTATAGATATGGACGGTTTTGAAGCTGAGATGGAGAATCAGAGACGTCAGTCGCAAGCTGCTCACAATGTTGTGAAACTGACGGTTGAAGATGGAGATGATATCACGAAGAACGTTGATGAGACTGAGTTTCTTGGGTATGACAGCCTCTCTGCACGCGCTGTTGTGAAGAGTCTTTTGGTTGGTGGGAAGCCTGTGGTGAGGGTAACTGAAGGGAGTGAGGTGGAGATTCTGCTTGACAGAACTCCGTTCTATGCTGAATCAGGAGGGCAGATTGCAGATCATGGGTTTATGTATGTTAATGGGAGCCAAGATGATGATGCTGTTGTTGAAGTGAGTGATGTGCAGAAGTCTCTTAAGATATTTGTTCACAAGGGGATTGTTAAAAGTGGAGCTTTGGAAGTTGGTAAGGAGGTGGAAGCAGCTGTGGATGCAGACTTAAGACAGCGAGCAAAG GTTCATCATACGGCCACACATTTGCTGCAGTCAGCACTTAAGAAAGTAGTAGGACAAGAAACATCACAGGCTGGTTCGTTAGTAGCTTTTGACCGCCTCCGgtttgatttcaattttaaccGGCCTCTACATGATGGTGAGCTTGAGGAAATAGAAGGCCTGATCAATAGGTGGATTGGTGATGCTACACGTCTTGAAACAAAAGTCCTTCCTCTTGCTGATGCCAAAAAAGCTGGAGCCATTGCAATGTTTGGTGAAAAGTATGATGACGAG GTTCGTGTAGTGGAAGTTCCTGGTGTCTCCATGGAACTTTGCGGTGGCACTCATGTTGGAAACACTGCAGAGATAAGATCCTTCAAGATTATCTCAGAACAGGGCATTGCATCTGGAATCAGGCGTATTGAAGCAGTTGCAGGTGAAGCATTCATTGAATACATAAACTCGCGGGACTCTCAAATGAAAAGCCTATGCTCCATTCTAAAG GTGAAAGCGGAGGATGTTACAAACAGAGTGGATAATCTTCTAGAGGAGCTGCGTACTGCTAGAAAAGAAGCATCAGACTTGCGCTCAAAAGCAGCGGTCTATAGAGCATCTGTCATATCCAACAAAGCATTTACTGTAGGAACTTCACAGACAGTTAG ggTGCTGGTTGAGTCGATGGATGACACTGATGCTGACTCCTTAAAGAGTGCAGCCGAGCATTTGGTAAGCACACTTGAAGAACCAGTGGCTGTGGTGCTAGGATCATGTCCAGACAAAGACAAGGTTAGTTTAGTGGCTGCATTCAGTCCAGGAGTAGTGTCTCTAGGAGTTCAGGCAGGGAAGTTCATTGGTTCCATAGCTAAGTTGTgcggaggaggaggtggtgggaAGCCTAACTTCGCTCAAGCGGGAGGCAGAAAGCCTGAGAATCTCTCGAGTGCATTGGAGAAAGCTCGGGAAGAGCTTGTGGCGACTCTATCTGAAAAGCTTGGTTGA
- the LOC125581329 gene encoding putative nuclease HARBI1 — MSSSSSDEADKAFDEMVDKVVDNFIDTVVDGQTNYRKKRAYIERDRERGHNQLWKDYFMENPTYPPEMFRRRFRMNKPLFLRIVERLSSEVPYFQQTRDAAGRYGLSPLQKCTAAIRMLAYGQSGDTYDEYLRLGDSTSRLCLVNFSDAIIQLFGDEYLRRPTPEDLQRLLDVGEVRGFPGMIGSIDCMHWEWKNCPTAWKGQFTRGSGKPTIVLEAVASQDLWIWHAFFGLPGTLNDINVLDRSHVFDDILHGRAPKVKFKVNNHTYHMAYYLTDGIYPNWATFIQSIPLPQGRKAEKFAEKQESARKDVERAFGVLQSRFAIVKNPALQWDKEKIGKIMKTCVILHNMIVENERHGYAQINTSEFESGESSRSSRVRSRDSIHVGDMLGIRREVRDLEKHARLKADLVENIW, encoded by the coding sequence atgtcttcctcatcaagcGATGAAGCAGATAAAGCTTTTGATGAAATGGTCGACAAAGTTGTTGATAATTTCATAGACACAGTAGTTGATGGTCAAACCAACTACCGGAAGAaacgagcttatatcgaaagagatCGAGAGCGAGGACACAATCAACTATGGAAAGACTATTTCATGGAAAATCCTACATACCCACCTGAAATGTTTAGGAggcgttttcgaatgaacaaacCACTGTTTCTTCGCATTGTCGAGCGTCTAAGTAGTGAAGTTCCATACTTTCAGCAAACAAGAGATGCTGCGGGAAGGTACGGGCTTTCTCCCcttcaaaagtgtacggcagctATACGTATGCTCGCATATGGTCAGTCGGGAGATAcatatgacgaatatctccgacttggtgacaGTACATCACGTTTATGTTTGGTAAATTTCTCTGATGCAATAAtacagttgtttggagatgagtatctacgaagacCTACCCCCgaggatcttcaacgattaCTCGATGTTGGAGAGGTACGAGGGTTTCCGGGGATGATAggcagcatcgactgtatgcactgggagtggaaaaactgcccaacggcttggaaaggtcagttcacacgtggttcaggaaagccgacaattgtcttagaagctgttgcatcacaagatctttggatatggcacgcatttttcggcttaccaggtaccctcaacgatatcaatgttctagATCGGTCacatgtttttgatgacatcttacatggtcgagcacctaaagttaagttcaaggtcaacaaccacacttatcATATGGCCTACTATCTTACTGACGGAATTTATCCAAATTgggcaacatttatccaatccatcccacttcctcaaggtcgTAAAGCCGAGAAATTTGCTGAAAAGCAAGAATCCgccagaaaagatgtcgaacgggcttttggagtattgcaatcgAGGTTTGCAATTGTTAAAAACCCAGCTCTACAATGGGACAAGGAAAAGATAGGAAAGATAATGAAAacttgtgtcatattgcacaatatgatagtagagaacGAACGACACGGATACGCTCAAATTAATACATCTGAGTTTGAGTCAGGAGAGTCCAGCAGAAGTTCAAGGGTGAGAAGCAGAGATAGTATTCATGTCGGTGATATGTTAGGCATCCGCAGAGAAGTTCGAGATTTAGAGAAGCATGCTCGATTGAAAGCTGATCTAGTAGAAAATATTTGGTAA
- the LOC125581804 gene encoding glutathione S-transferase T2-like: protein MEPISLNSHGFVNLLASQSSQPIDIGCSEVPKPAERRKWTTKEDVVLISAWLNTSKDPIVSNEQKAGSFWKRIEECVNASPLLVGSVPREWSQCKQRWGRVNEQVCKFVGCHEAALKKQASGQTENDVMKAAHDIFFNDYNAKFTLEHCWRELRFDQKWRSHTSTRDGAKEKRKEPAEEVGGEQDVRPPGVKASKAAKRKKHFNEPAFDQIESILEAKNNLSKHKLLDRLLGKNAETLSDQEIALKNKLISEML from the coding sequence ATGGAACCAATTTCCCTTAACTCTCATGGGTTCGTTAACCTCCTTGCCTCCCAGAGCAGTCAACCAATAGATATTGGTTGTTCTGAGGTTCCAAAACCTGCGGAAAGGCGGAAGTGGACAACCAAAGAAGATGTGGTGCTGATcagtgcttggttgaacacCAGCAAGGATCCAATCGTGAGTAATGAGCAGAAGGCTGGCTCATTTTGGAAGCGCATAGAGGAGTGTGTGAATGCAAGCCCTCTGCTTGTTGGCTCCGTTCCTAGGGAGTGGAGTcaatgtaagcagaggtggggtAGGGTTAATGAACAGGTTTGCAAGTTCGTGGGATGTCACGAAGCTGCTTTGAAGAAGCAAGCCAGTGGACAAACTGAGAATGATGTCATGAAGGCGGCTCATGACATCTTCTTTAATGACTACAATGCCAAGTTCACTCTTGAACATTGTTGGAGGGAGCTTCGGTTTGATCAAAAATGGAGATCCCACACTTCGACACGAGATGGTGCAAAGGAGAAGAGGAAGGAACCTGCGGAAGAGGTGGGTGGCGAGCAAGATGTTAGGCCTCCCGGTGTGAAGGCTTCCAAAGCAGCAAAACGCAAGAAACACTTCAATGAACCAGCGTTTGATCAGATAGAGAGCATtttagaggcaaagaataacTTATCCAAACACAAACTCCTAGATAGGTTGCTAGGAAAAAATGCAGAAACTCTTTCTGATCAAGAAATAGCTCTAAAAAACAAACTCATTTCAGAAATGCTTTAA
- the LOC106410267 gene encoding alanine--tRNA ligase, chloroplastic/mitochondrial isoform X3: protein MLQFKPVFLGKVTRQVPCATTAQRCIRTNDLENVGRTARHHTFFEMLGNFSFGDYFKKEAIKWAWELSTVEFGLPADRVWVSIYEDDDEAFEIWKNEVGVPVERIKRMGEADNFWTSGPTGPCGPCSELYYDFHPERGCNENVDLGDDSRFIEFYNLVFMQYNKTEDGLLEPLKQKNIDTGLGLERIAQILQKVPNNYETDLIYPIIGKVLELANISYDSASDKEKTSLKVIADHMRAVVYLISDGVVPSNIGRGYVVRRLIRRAVRKGKSLGINGDGRGAFLPIVAEKVIEMSTYIDSDVKQKSPRILEEIRQEEVHFNKTLERGEKLLELKLHEALSMAGKKSCLSGKDAFVLYDTYGFPVEITAEVAEERGVSIDMDGFEAEMENQRRQSQAAHNVVKLTVEDGDDITKNVDETEFLGYDSLSARAVVKSLLVGGKPVVRVTEGSEVEILLDRTPFYAESGGQIADHGFMYVNGSQDDDAVVEVSDVQKSLKIFVHKGIVKSGALEVGKEVEAAVDADLRQRAKVHHTATHLLQSALKKVVGQETSQAGSLVAFDRLRFDFNFNRPLHDGELEEIEGLINRWIGDATRLETKVLPLADAKKAGAIAMFGEKYDDEVRVVEVPGVSMELCGGTHVGNTAEIRSFKIISEQGIASGIRRIEAVAGEAFIEYINSRDSQMKSLCSILKVKAEDVTNRVDNLLEELRTARKEASDLRSKAAVYRASVISNKAFTVGTSQTVRVLVESMDDTDADSLKSAAEHLVSTLEEPVAVVLGSCPDKDKVSLVAAFSPGVVSLGVQAGKFIGSIAKLCGGGGGGKPNFAQAGGRKPENLSSALEKAREELVATLSEKLG from the exons ATGCTTCAGTTCAAGCCTGTTTTCCTCGGAAAG GTAACAAGACAGGTTCCTTGTGCAACAACCGCACAAAGATGCATTCGCACAAACGACTTGGAGAACGTTGGCAGAACAGCCAGGCACCACACCTTCTTCGAGATGCTTGGGAACTTCAGCTTCGGCGATTACTTCAAGAAAGAAGCGATCAAATGGGCGTGGGAGCTCTCAACCGTAGAGTTCGGCCTACCTGCTGACAGAGTCTGGGTCAGCATCTACGAAGACGATGACGAAGCTTTCGAAATCTGGAAGAACGAAGTCGGTGTGCCCGTTGAAAGGATCAAGAGAATGGGCGAAGCTGACAACTTCTGGACCAGCGGACCAACCGGCCCTTGCGGTCCCTGCTCGGAGCTGTACTATGACTTCCACCCCGAGAGAGGGTGTAATGAAAACGTTGATCTCGGGGATGATTCAAGATTCATTGAGTTTTACAATTTAGTTTTCATGCAGTACAACAAGACGGAGGATGGGTTGCTAGAGCCTTTGAAACAGAAGAACATAGACACCGGTCTAGGCTTGGAACGTATAGCTCAGATCCTTCAGAAGGTTCCTAACAACTACGAGACGGATCTGATATATCCAATTATTGGAAAAGTATTGGAGTTGGCAAACATCTCGTATGACTCTGCAAGTGACAAGGAGAAGACGAGTCTAAAAGTGATTGCAGATCATATGCGTGCGGTTGTTTATCTTATCTCAGACGGTGTTGTGCCTTCGAATATTGGGAGAGGCTATGTGGTGAGGAGGCTGATAAGAAGAGCTGTTCGTAAGGGTAAGTCTCTAGGGATAAATGGAGATGGGAGAGGAGCGTTTTTACCGATAGTTGCTGAGAAAGTGATAGAGATGAGCACTTATATTGACTCAGATGTGAAGCAAAAGTCTCCAAGGATCCTTGAGGAGATTAGGCAAGAGGAGGTTCACTTCAATAAAACTCTTGAAAGAGGAGAGAAGCTACTTGAACTAAAGCTTCACGAGGCCTTGTCAATGGCTGGTAAAAAGTCGTGTCTGTCTGGAAAAGATGCGTTTGTTCTGTACGACACTTACGGTTTCCCTGTGGAGATAACAGCAGAAGTTGCTGAAGAGCGTGGAGTCAGTATAGATATGGACGGTTTTGAAGCTGAGATGGAGAATCAGAGACGTCAGTCGCAAGCTGCTCACAATGTTGTGAAACTGACGGTTGAAGATGGAGATGATATCACGAAGAACGTTGATGAGACTGAGTTTCTTGGGTATGACAGCCTCTCTGCACGCGCTGTTGTGAAGAGTCTTTTGGTTGGTGGGAAGCCTGTGGTGAGGGTAACTGAAGGGAGTGAGGTGGAGATTCTGCTTGACAGAACTCCGTTCTATGCTGAATCAGGAGGGCAGATTGCAGATCATGGGTTTATGTATGTTAATGGGAGCCAAGATGATGATGCTGTTGTTGAAGTGAGTGATGTGCAGAAGTCTCTTAAGATATTTGTTCACAAGGGGATTGTTAAAAGTGGAGCTTTGGAAGTTGGTAAGGAGGTGGAAGCAGCTGTGGATGCAGACTTAAGACAGCGAGCAAAG GTTCATCATACGGCCACACATTTGCTGCAGTCAGCACTTAAGAAAGTAGTAGGACAAGAAACATCACAGGCTGGTTCGTTAGTAGCTTTTGACCGCCTCCGgtttgatttcaattttaaccGGCCTCTACATGATGGTGAGCTTGAGGAAATAGAAGGCCTGATCAATAGGTGGATTGGTGATGCTACACGTCTTGAAACAAAAGTCCTTCCTCTTGCTGATGCCAAAAAAGCTGGAGCCATTGCAATGTTTGGTGAAAAGTATGATGACGAG GTTCGTGTAGTGGAAGTTCCTGGTGTCTCCATGGAACTTTGCGGTGGCACTCATGTTGGAAACACTGCAGAGATAAGATCCTTCAAGATTATCTCAGAACAGGGCATTGCATCTGGAATCAGGCGTATTGAAGCAGTTGCAGGTGAAGCATTCATTGAATACATAAACTCGCGGGACTCTCAAATGAAAAGCCTATGCTCCATTCTAAAG GTGAAAGCGGAGGATGTTACAAACAGAGTGGATAATCTTCTAGAGGAGCTGCGTACTGCTAGAAAAGAAGCATCAGACTTGCGCTCAAAAGCAGCGGTCTATAGAGCATCTGTCATATCCAACAAAGCATTTACTGTAGGAACTTCACAGACAGTTAG ggTGCTGGTTGAGTCGATGGATGACACTGATGCTGACTCCTTAAAGAGTGCAGCCGAGCATTTGGTAAGCACACTTGAAGAACCAGTGGCTGTGGTGCTAGGATCATGTCCAGACAAAGACAAGGTTAGTTTAGTGGCTGCATTCAGTCCAGGAGTAGTGTCTCTAGGAGTTCAGGCAGGGAAGTTCATTGGTTCCATAGCTAAGTTGTgcggaggaggaggtggtgggaAGCCTAACTTCGCTCAAGCGGGAGGCAGAAAGCCTGAGAATCTCTCGAGTGCATTGGAGAAAGCTCGGGAAGAGCTTGTGGCGACTCTATCTGAAAAGCTTGGTTGA
- the LOC111208034 gene encoding uncharacterized protein LOC111208034, which yields MGIRRETTLEEAVCNQRRRKRHRRLILNDIEKEMDFVKGKLRSGTDDVDLWRWKTSYKTNFSTTETWQQTREVGSLCTWGKSIWFSQASPKFAFMTWIAMRGSLLKGFCADHIRISGTSLSN from the exons ATGGGGATCCGTAGGGAGACTACTTTGGAGGAAGCTGTCTGTAATCAAAGGAGAAGGAAAAGACACAGGCGGCTTATATTAAACGACATTGAAAAGGAGATGGACTTTGTTAAGGGAAAGCTAAGATCTGGAACGGATGATGTGGATTTGTGGAGATGGAAGACGAGTTACAAAACCAACTTCTCAACCACTGAGACATGGCAGCAGACGCGAGAAGTAGGGTCGCTCTGCACCTGGGGGAAGAGTATCTGGTTCTCTCAGGCCTCACCAAAGTTTGCCTTCATGACTTGGATTGCAATGCGTGGCAG CTTGTTAAAGGGATTTTGTGCAGATCATATACGGATAAGTGGAACATCATTGTCGAATTGA